A genomic window from Silene latifolia isolate original U9 population chromosome Y, ASM4854445v1, whole genome shotgun sequence includes:
- the LOC141628878 gene encoding uncharacterized protein LOC141628878, with product MGTQLKMSTSFHPATDGQTKRTIQTLEDMPRAGVMKFGGSWEERVDAIVLEPEMIQEMVEQVHIIRQKMHAAQDRQKSYAYLKRSEIEFAVGDKVLLKVSPMKGLRKYMSDPTHVLEPEHVEIDKQLSYVEVEEVIWEAEAVMRDKNPSLFV from the exons ATGGGGACTCAGTTGAAGATGAGCACATCATTTCATCCAGCTACTGATGGTCAGACTAAGAGAACAATTCAAACACTGGAGGATATGCCGAGAGCTGGTGTGATGAAGTTTGGTGGATCATGGGaggagag AGTAGATGCGATTGTGTTAGAACCTGAGATGATACAAGAAATGGTGGAGCAAGTGCATATTATTCGACAGAAGATGCATGCGGCGCAGGATAGGCAGAAAAGCTATGCATATTTGAAGAGAAGTGAGATAGAATTTGCTGTGGGAGATAAAGTGTTGTTGAAAGTGTCTCCAATGAAGGGa CTGAGGAAGTATATGAGTGATCCTACTCATGTCTTGGAGCCTGAACATGTTGAGATTGATAAGCAGTTGTCTTATGTGGAG GTAGAAGAAGTTATATGGGAAGCTGAAGCTGTAATGAGAGACAAGAATCCTAGCCTTTTTGTGTAA